From the genome of Panulirus ornatus isolate Po-2019 chromosome 19, ASM3632096v1, whole genome shotgun sequence, one region includes:
- the LOC139755351 gene encoding uncharacterized protein, translating into MGDEVIEVSHDFETMDELKNTEETFESNREIESTVERMKSMNEISTCKVTKCTDEITGSTCKVSKNGNEMTENIDELAKCDSEVKNTCHVKRNVEEEALVRNTNEEIQTSDKVTKNNVEMTNKSDEVREDAVMVGGTHGITDGLAQKKVSGTGNFTSSENIKNPLNEQKKEYTIETKICTDRSHTTHVAEENFEHSDDYEGGNKQKIKKNKKFLEEGVKIDGDRNEKKISRKVTRSVKVPADVQKRCEFTRVGRIHSQILEEKQDGSFSKKLSNDESDDSGKDDESNSRRGIKNKRMDEKGKRGHASYSNKSDVTEDVDPCRKWYSMERDIYQNCFRREGSCSSKDFEKDVTNFLRDSRRKSSHSSGRKSSSPRFDDENISYSRENEIDVAHYSGWSEKEGHHIKKRGRFNGNSFEEEDESESWDIDQMSYMGKACKKETNNQRLYKRENEHSVCWNQDESNSSWNELGDGEVRDQYMTDDINERNLKTESTENYTKVIESGPSVSRKVSIADLVARSGVMINEDIRRKFAKACVSFLKNLNQIPSSNETIDSDMIPDDWHCRYSGRDAVPPYRRKRSYSQNGSSFISDFDAAQTGFARYRSRTRSRNSRKKNFYEQYSTSDADTQYGQDWSCSPEIGYNSDEWYCDQNSRYSSRSRPYSSGRHCREHDVLYSASHSQRHRHSSNDTEAVEKEEDPTVIFRLSSEKIRKQCERERDPAIRRALLSLFDAHDHECLLYLKQPDAHPDYNKEYRMFVQQKIKSIIELGGDPNTFNFHFEWRKYWPTRMNDLFRENWEMKMQQCTSFLSQKSNCFSSESSSDSSSSSSTSSSSSDDSTDSDTREKKHRYSKRKKMLRSCKSTTISGRKEKKQEKKCWKPIKKVEEGTDDLTLELDIKRFRERSESHSLDKFKSSEQASFSLHLNDQNQGSLAIQVVDVLKVLNHMKERFGELEKPFNTLYLKAVNMKENDLKSNEILEEEESCCVLEKLGEKLENLLEDENQTVIQKVITREAHERFKPLLLKIREKSPFMGLDIGSIARITMGKDECETLTFIRNALLYQGHSSVANEKLMNIYLKVKEEHKNIEYVSNAQRLMSYKNSVFSFPNVSKGKGESNLTYEEPSQCQQHIQAPFVYTEPFLSGSYPDYHSSFDGPLAGPATLKNSVRRTLKPVSIVPSLPPNSSKKESSHVASTSTDGVNTSPAELKEVSSASKEHRAGKEQSSPSTSSLVTSPPASPIKTDLSTATVQVSQVESIPTTSEAITSVSECESMADSKLYQNTIKDCFITPSSSPREDPPLASSEDQLQIDFKNPEFSFSNPFSRLLEVSPLNSSESPVNLCEKSSEIITSASVTTTSNTNSLSGNSNMACEEPSTTFSKKPIRITIPQLSKQKGFIPSFSPINDDQELL; encoded by the exons ATGGGTGATGAAGTAATAGAGGTTTCTCATGACTTTGAAACTATGGATGAATTGAAAAATACTGAAGAAACGTTTGAAAGTAATCGTGAAATAGAAAGTACTGTTGAAAGAATGAAGAGTATGAATGAAATAAGTACCTGCAAAGTAACTAAATGTACAGATGAAATTACTGGAAGTACTTGTAAGGTATCAAAAAATGGGAATGAAATGACAGAAAATATTGATGAGCTAGCAAAATGTGATAGTGAAGTGAAAAACACTTGTCATGTAAAAAGAAATGTTGAAGAAGAGGCTTTGGTGAGAAACACTAATGAAGAGATACAGACTTCAGATAAAGTAACAAAAAATAATGTTGAGATGACAAACAAAAGTGATGAAGTAAGAGAAGATGCTGTAATGGTTGGAGGAACTCATGGTATCACTGATGGATTAGCACAGAAAAAAGTATCTGGCACTGGAAATTTTACTTCATCTGAAAACATAAAAAACCCATTAaatgaacagaagaaagagtataCTATTGAAACAAAGATATGCACAGATAGAAGTCACACCACACATGTAGCTGAAGAAAACTTTGAACATTCTGATGACTATGAAGGGGGAAATAagcagaaaattaagaaaaacaaaaagtttttggaagaGGGGGTAAAAATTGATGGAGATCGCAATGAAAAGAAGATAAGTAGGAAGGTTACAAGGAGTGTTAAAGTGCCTGCAGATGTTCAGAAGAGGTGTGAGTTCACGAGAGTGGGCAGAATTCATTCCCAAATACTTGAAGAGAAACAAGATGGTAGTTTTTCCAAGAAACTTAGCAACGATGAAAGTGATGATTCTGGAAAAGATGATGAAAGTAACTCACGAAGAGGGATAAAAaacaagagaatggatgaaaaagggaaaagagggcATGCTTCTTATTCCAATAAAAGTGATGTGACAGAAGATGTAGATCCTTGCAGGAAGTGGTACAGCATGGAAAGAGATATTTACCAAAATTGTTTCAGAAGGGAGGGTAGCTGTTCATCCAAGGATTTTGAAAAGGATGTTACAAATTTCCTAAGGGATAGCAGAAGAAAGAGCAGTCACTCCTCAGGACGTAAGAGCTCATCACCTAggtttgatgatgaaaatatatcttactcaagagaaaatgaaattgatgttgcacattattctggttggagtgaaaaagagggtcATCACATTAAAAAACGTGGAAGGTTTAATGGAAATTCTTTTGAAGAGGAGGACGAGAGTGAGAGTTGGGATATTGATCAGATGAGTTACATGGGAAAAGCCTGTAAAAAAGAAACTAATAACCAAAGGCTttataaaagggaaaatgagCATTCTGTGTGTTGGAATCAAGATGAGAGCAATTCCTCATGGAATGAGCTTGGAGATGGTGAAGTGAGGGATCAGTATATGactgatgatattaatgaaaggAATCTAAAGACAGAAAGCACTGAAAATTATACAAAGGTTATTGAAAGTGGACCATCAGTAAGTAGAAAAGTATCTATTGCTGACTTGGTCGCTAGAAGTGGAGTGATGATAAATGAGGATATTAGAAGGAAGTTTGCCAAGGCTTGTGTTTCTTTCTTAAAGAATTTGAATCAGATTCCAAGCAGTAATGAGACAATTGATTCAGATATGATCCCAGATGATTGGCACTGTAGATATTCAGGTAGAGATGCAGTACCACCCTACCGCCGGAAGAGAAGTTACTCACAAAATGGATCATCTTTTATATCTGATTTTGATGCAGCACAAACTGGGTTTGCAAGATATCGTTCAAGGACAAG AAGTAGGAACTCGAGGAAGAAAAATTTTTATGAGCAGTATAGTACATCAGATGCAGACACACAGTATGGTCAAGACTGGTCTTGCAGTCCTGAAATAGGGTACAACTCAGATGAGTGGTACTGTGACCAAAATTCAAGATATTCTTCAAGAAGTAGACCATATAGTTCTGGGAGGCATTGCAGAGAACATGATGTCTTATATTCTGCATCTCATTCACAGAGAcatag ACACTCTAGCAATGATACAGAAGctgttgaaaaggaagaagatCCTACAGTTATTTTCAGACTTTCTAGTGAGAAGATCCGAAAgcagtgtgagagggagagggatccAGCCATTCGTCGCGCTCTTTTGTCCCTTTTCGATGCTCATGATCATGAATGCTTGTTGTATCTTAAGCAGCCAGATGCCCACCCAGATTATAACAAAGAATACAGAATGTTTGTCCAGCAGAAAataaagagtatcattgaattggGAGGAGACCCAAACACTTTTAACTTTCATTTTGAGTGGAGAAAGTACTGGCCAACACGGATGAATGATCTTTTTAGAGAGAATTGGGAAATGAAAATGCAACAGTGCACATCTTTTTTATCCCAAAAGAGTAATTGCTTCAGCTCAGAATCTtcctcagactcatcatcatcatcatccacatcttcatcatcatcagatgactCGACTGATTCAGATACAAGAGAAAAGAAGCATAGGTattcaaaaaggaaaaagatgctGAGAAGCTGTAAGTCTACAACCATATCAGgtaggaaagagaaaaaacaGGAGAAAAAGTGCTGGAAACCTATAAAGAAGGTAGAAGAGGGTACTGATGATTTAACTTTAGAGTTAGATATAAAGAGATTTAGAGAAAGATCAGAAAGTCATTCTCTGGACAAGTTCAAGAGCAGTGAACAAgcatcattctctcttcatttgaaTGATCAGAACCAGGGATCCTTGGCTATTCAGGTTGTTGATGTTTTGAAAGTTTTAAACCATATGAAAGAGAGATTTGGTGAATTAGAGAAGCCTTTTAATACTCTCTACCTAAAAGCAGTTAATATGAAAGAGAATGATTTAAAGTCAAATGAAATCCTTGAAGAGGAAGAAAGTTGCTGTGTATTAGAAAAGCTGGGTGAAAAACTTGAGAACTTGTTAGAAGATGAGAACCAAACAGTGATCCAAAAAGTCATCACACGAGAAGCTCATGAGCGTTTCAAGCCCTTATTACTTAAGATTAGAGAGAAATCTCCATTCATGGGTTTAGACATTGGTAGCATAGCAAGAATTACTATGGGAAAAGATGAATGTGAGACCCTTACCTTTATAAGAAATGCTCTCCTCTATCAAGGACACTCAAGTGTTGCTAATGAAAAGCTGATGAACATTTATTTAAAAGTAAAAGAGGAACataagaatatagaatatgtTTCAAATGCTCAGAGACTAATGTCTTACAAGAATTCTGTATTTTCCTTTCCCAATGTTAGTAAGGGTAAAGGTGAATCAAATCTCACTTATGAAGAACCTTCACAATGTCAGCAGCATATTCAGGCACCCTTTGTATATACTGAACCATTCCTCTCCGGTTCATATCCAGATTACCATTCATCATTTGATGGCCCACTAGCAGGGCCTGCTACTTTAAAAAACAGTGTAAGAAGAACTCTAAAACCAGTATCAATTGTACCGTCCCTACCACCTAATAGCAGTAAGAAAGAATCCTCACATGTGGCATCCACATCCACAGACGGGGTAAATACTTCACCAGCTGAATTAAAGGAAGTATCATCTGCAAGTAAGGAACATCGTGCAGGAAAGGAACAGTCATCTCCATCAACATCGTCTTTAGTTACATCTCCACCAGCGTCACCTATAAAAACAGATCTTTCAACAGCCACAGTGCAAGTGTCACAAGTTGAATCTATTCCTACCACTAGTGAAGCCATAACCTCAGTATCTGAATGTGAATCAATGGCAGATTCAAAGCTTTATCAGAATACAATAAAAGATTGTTtcattacaccatcatcatcaccaagagAGGATCCTCCATTAGCTTCTTCAGAAGATCAGTTGCAAATAGATTTTAAGAATccagaattttctttttcaaatccgTTTTCTAGGTTACTAGAAGTCAGTCCTTTGAACTCTTCTGAAAGTCCTGTAAACTTATGTGAAAAGAGTTCTGAAATTATTACATCTGCTTCTGTCACTACAACATCAAACACAAATTCATTATCAGGTAATAGTAATATGGCATGTGAAGAACCAAGCACAACTTTTTCCAAGAAGCCCATCAGAATCACCATTCCACAATTATCCAAACAAAAAGGTTTTATTCCTTCATTTAGTCCCATAAATGATGACCAGGAACTTCTTTAG